The following coding sequences lie in one Streptomyces albofaciens JCM 4342 genomic window:
- a CDS encoding SGM_5486 family transporter-associated protein — translation MPVLEPNPQGGQKKLLIVLGAMLAVTVVIGVIASIASP, via the coding sequence ATGCCAGTGCTCGAACCGAATCCGCAGGGCGGACAGAAGAAGCTGCTCATCGTGCTGGGGGCGATGCTGGCGGTGACCGTCGTCATCGGCGTCATCGCGAGCATCGCCTCACCCTGA